The proteins below are encoded in one region of Phycicoccus sp. M110.8:
- a CDS encoding carbonic anhydrase — MTDAGTGSPSVAPGFDDLLEANRKYSETEFSTGGFDGIAHAGVAIVTCMDSRIDPLRLVGLQPGDAKIFRNPGGRVTAAALEALVLGVHLLNVKRILVVPHTRCAMASNSEAELRERVGASAGQDASWQQFNVVTDQRAALLADVRAVRTHPLVPESVAVGGFLYDVDSGLLQQLA, encoded by the coding sequence GTGACCGACGCTGGAACCGGATCGCCTTCTGTCGCACCGGGCTTCGACGACCTGCTCGAGGCGAACAGGAAGTACTCCGAGACCGAGTTCTCCACCGGCGGCTTCGACGGCATCGCCCACGCGGGTGTCGCCATCGTGACCTGCATGGACTCGCGGATCGACCCGCTGCGGCTCGTGGGCCTCCAGCCCGGCGACGCCAAGATCTTCCGCAACCCCGGTGGCCGGGTCACCGCGGCCGCCCTCGAGGCGCTCGTCCTGGGCGTGCACCTGCTGAACGTCAAGCGCATCCTCGTCGTCCCCCACACCCGGTGTGCGATGGCCTCCAACAGCGAGGCGGAGCTGCGCGAGCGCGTGGGCGCCTCCGCCGGCCAGGACGCCTCGTGGCAGCAGTTCAACGTCGTGACCGACCAGCGGGCCGCCCTGCTGGCGGACGTGCGTGCGGTGCGGACCCACCCGCTCGTCCCCGAGTCGGTCGCGGTGGGCGGCTTCCTCTACGACGTCGACAGCGGGCTGCTCCAGCAGCTGGCCTGA
- a CDS encoding MFS transporter, translating into MASAPSPAGFRLLATGQGLSWFGDAFGPIALAVAVVAGGGGAGRLGLVLAVTMAARLACTLLAGVLADRLAPGRIMVVSDLVRAASTLGTAAYFATGQDSALLLCALAAVTGGAAAFFGPAFVSLRPLLVTVERRHGANATLNVLQNAAFIAGPAAAGVFVAWAGAPWAFAVNAASFLCSAATVAAIRVDAPRAERTGMVAELREGWREVTSRGWLLAGLLAATAYHAAFGAVTVLIDVIAVRDLGGPTALGWISAAAGAGGLLGGLLALRLHPSRPLLVGWPCVALMALYAAAFAWPGTLPVVLGAAVVAFGGLMYFSVCWDTALQDGVPHSVLARVSSWDILTSFVAIPAGNALAGPLAHTFGTGRVIVVAAVVMAVASFAPMLVRSSRDLRRGGAVPAASRAVPDEVATPVGA; encoded by the coding sequence ATGGCCAGTGCTCCCTCTCCCGCCGGGTTCCGCCTCCTCGCCACCGGGCAGGGGCTGTCGTGGTTCGGCGACGCGTTCGGCCCCATCGCCCTGGCGGTGGCCGTCGTCGCGGGCGGCGGCGGAGCGGGCCGGCTGGGCCTCGTGCTCGCCGTCACCATGGCCGCCAGGCTCGCCTGCACGCTGCTCGCCGGAGTCCTCGCCGACCGGCTCGCCCCCGGGCGGATCATGGTCGTCAGCGACCTCGTCCGGGCGGCGAGCACGCTGGGCACGGCTGCCTACTTCGCCACCGGCCAGGACAGCGCGCTGCTCCTGTGCGCGCTCGCGGCCGTCACCGGGGGAGCGGCGGCCTTCTTCGGACCGGCGTTCGTCTCCCTCCGCCCGCTGCTCGTGACGGTCGAGCGCCGCCACGGCGCCAACGCGACCCTCAACGTCCTCCAGAACGCCGCCTTCATCGCCGGTCCCGCGGCCGCGGGAGTCTTCGTGGCCTGGGCCGGGGCGCCCTGGGCCTTCGCGGTCAACGCCGCCTCCTTCCTGTGCTCGGCCGCCACGGTCGCCGCCATCCGGGTCGACGCGCCGCGCGCGGAGCGCACCGGCATGGTGGCGGAGCTGCGGGAGGGCTGGCGCGAGGTGACGAGCCGCGGCTGGCTGCTGGCCGGGCTGCTCGCCGCGACGGCGTACCACGCAGCCTTCGGTGCGGTCACCGTCCTCATCGACGTCATCGCCGTCCGCGACCTCGGCGGACCCACCGCCCTGGGCTGGATCTCCGCCGCCGCCGGCGCGGGTGGCCTGCTCGGTGGCCTCCTGGCGCTGCGGCTGCACCCGAGCCGCCCGCTGCTCGTGGGCTGGCCATGCGTCGCCCTCATGGCGCTGTATGCCGCGGCGTTCGCCTGGCCGGGCACGCTCCCCGTGGTCCTCGGGGCCGCCGTGGTGGCCTTCGGCGGGCTCATGTACTTCTCGGTCTGCTGGGACACCGCGCTGCAGGACGGGGTCCCGCACTCGGTGCTGGCGCGGGTGTCGTCGTGGGACATCCTCACGTCGTTCGTGGCCATCCCGGCCGGCAACGCACTCGCCGGTCCGCTGGCGCACACGTTCGGCACCGGCCGGGTCATCGTGGTGGCGGCGGTCGTCATGGCCGTGGCGTCGTTCGCGCCGATGCTGGTGCGGAGCTCGCGCGACCTGCGCCGGGGCGGCGCGGTGCCGGCGGCGTCGCGAGCCGTGCCGGACGAGGTCGCCACCCCGGTGGGGGCGTGA
- the lhgO gene encoding L-2-hydroxyglutarate oxidase yields MSARRVVVIGGGIVGLAVAERLSREPGTAVTVVEKEPTWAAHQTGRNSGVIHSGLYYAPGSQKALMCRAGSQSMIELAREEGIPHEVCGKLVVATQGRELAGLARLRDRGRANGLVVEELTPEQAREVEPHVQCVAALRIPATGIIDYGAVCQALVRRLESRGATLVLGAEVLSSVQRGPVTVVRTTRGDLEADAVVACAGLHCDVVARRLGHHPSAQVIPFRGEYYELAPGATHLVRNLIYPVPDPSFPFLGVHLTRGVDGHVHAGPNAVLAFAREGYTWGTVVPAELRQTLAYPGFWRLARRYYREGAREMLRSASRHQFGESLRRLVPEVRDEDLVPTAAGVRAQAMKPDGTLVDDFLIERAGNVVHVLNAPSPAATSALEIARHIAGLVPADA; encoded by the coding sequence ATGTCTGCGCGCAGGGTCGTCGTCATCGGCGGTGGCATCGTCGGTCTCGCGGTGGCCGAGCGGCTGTCCCGCGAACCGGGCACCGCGGTCACCGTCGTGGAGAAGGAGCCGACGTGGGCCGCCCACCAGACCGGGCGCAACAGCGGCGTCATCCACTCCGGGCTGTACTACGCGCCCGGGTCGCAGAAGGCACTCATGTGCCGGGCCGGCTCGCAGTCGATGATCGAGCTCGCGCGCGAGGAGGGCATCCCGCACGAGGTCTGCGGCAAGCTCGTGGTCGCAACGCAGGGACGCGAGCTGGCCGGGCTGGCCCGCCTGCGCGACCGCGGCCGGGCCAACGGCCTGGTCGTCGAGGAGCTCACGCCCGAGCAGGCGCGTGAGGTCGAGCCGCACGTGCAGTGCGTCGCCGCCCTGCGCATCCCGGCGACGGGGATCATCGACTACGGCGCCGTGTGCCAGGCCCTCGTGCGACGCCTCGAGTCGCGGGGCGCCACGCTCGTCCTCGGGGCCGAGGTGCTGTCCTCGGTCCAGCGCGGGCCGGTCACGGTCGTGCGGACGACCCGCGGCGACCTCGAGGCCGACGCCGTCGTGGCGTGCGCGGGACTGCACTGCGACGTGGTCGCCCGCCGCCTGGGGCACCACCCCTCGGCCCAGGTCATCCCGTTCCGCGGCGAGTACTACGAACTGGCCCCAGGGGCCACCCACCTGGTGCGCAACCTGATCTACCCGGTGCCGGACCCGTCGTTCCCGTTCCTCGGCGTGCACCTGACCCGCGGCGTGGACGGCCACGTCCACGCCGGACCCAACGCCGTGCTGGCGTTCGCCCGCGAGGGCTACACGTGGGGGACGGTCGTCCCGGCCGAGCTGCGGCAGACCCTGGCCTACCCGGGCTTCTGGCGACTCGCCCGGCGCTACTACCGGGAGGGAGCACGCGAGATGCTGCGCTCGGCGTCACGCCACCAGTTCGGCGAGAGCCTGCGCCGGCTCGTGCCGGAGGTCCGCGACGAGGACCTGGTGCCCACGGCGGCGGGTGTGCGCGCCCAGGCGATGAAGCCGGACGGCACCCTCGTCGACGACTTCCTCATCGAACGCGCGGGCAACGTCGTGCACGTCCTCAACGCGCCGTCGCCCGCCGCCACGAGCGCCCTGGAGATCGCACGCCACATCGCCGGGCTCGTCCCCGCCGACGCCTGA
- the glmM gene encoding phosphoglucosamine mutase, which translates to MARLFGTDGVRGLANVDITAELALGLSVAAAHVLGREAREAGRRPKAVVGRDPRASGEFLSSAVVAGLASAGVDVHDVGVLPTPAVAFLTADMDAHFGVMLSASHNPMPDNGIKFFAAGGHKLPDAVEDEIAASMDRDGERPTGASVGRVHQNRAGQARYVAHLLEALPHRLDGLKVVIDGAHGAASAVSPEVFRLAGAEVVEIGTEPDGLNINDGYGSTDLDHLKAAVVAKGADLGIAHDGDADRCLAVDATGTEVDGDQIMAILAVSLKSRGALAKDTLVATVMSNLGLLQAMEREGVTVRQTGVGDRYVLEDMRAGEYTLGGEQSGHVIFLDHGTTGDGVLTGLMLAARVAETGTSLAELATVMRRLPQVLVNVKGVDKSRVESDEELQQAVKAEEEALAGSGRVLLRKSGTEPVVRVMVEATEQEQAAAVADRLVAVVRERLSL; encoded by the coding sequence ATGGCACGACTGTTCGGGACCGACGGGGTCCGAGGGCTCGCCAACGTCGACATCACGGCCGAGCTGGCCCTGGGGCTGAGCGTCGCCGCGGCGCACGTGCTGGGACGCGAGGCGCGCGAGGCCGGCCGTCGCCCCAAGGCCGTGGTCGGCCGCGACCCGCGAGCGTCCGGCGAGTTCCTGAGCTCGGCCGTGGTCGCCGGGCTCGCCTCCGCCGGCGTCGACGTGCACGACGTGGGGGTGCTGCCGACGCCCGCCGTCGCCTTCCTCACAGCGGACATGGACGCGCACTTCGGCGTCATGCTCTCGGCCTCGCACAACCCCATGCCCGACAACGGCATCAAGTTCTTCGCGGCCGGCGGCCACAAGCTGCCCGACGCCGTCGAGGACGAGATCGCGGCGAGCATGGACCGCGACGGGGAGCGTCCCACGGGCGCCTCGGTCGGTCGCGTGCACCAGAACCGCGCCGGTCAGGCGCGCTACGTCGCGCACCTGCTCGAGGCCCTGCCGCACCGGCTCGACGGACTCAAGGTCGTCATCGACGGCGCCCACGGGGCCGCGTCGGCCGTCTCGCCGGAGGTGTTCCGGCTGGCCGGTGCCGAGGTCGTCGAGATCGGCACCGAGCCCGACGGCCTCAACATCAACGACGGCTACGGCTCGACCGACCTGGACCACCTCAAGGCGGCCGTGGTCGCCAAGGGGGCCGACCTCGGCATCGCGCACGACGGCGACGCCGACCGCTGCCTGGCCGTCGACGCCACCGGCACCGAGGTCGACGGCGACCAGATCATGGCGATCCTCGCCGTCAGCCTGAAGTCGCGGGGGGCCCTCGCCAAGGACACCCTCGTCGCCACGGTCATGAGCAACCTCGGCCTGCTCCAGGCGATGGAGCGCGAGGGCGTCACCGTGCGCCAGACCGGCGTGGGGGACCGGTACGTGCTCGAGGACATGCGGGCCGGCGAGTACACGCTCGGCGGCGAGCAGAGCGGCCACGTCATCTTCCTCGACCACGGCACGACCGGCGACGGCGTCCTCACGGGCCTCATGCTCGCCGCCCGGGTCGCCGAGACCGGCACGAGCCTCGCCGAGCTCGCCACGGTCATGCGCCGGCTGCCGCAGGTCCTGGTCAACGTCAAGGGCGTCGACAAGTCCCGCGTGGAGTCCGACGAGGAGCTCCAGCAGGCGGTCAAGGCCGAGGAGGAGGCCCTTGCCGGCTCCGGCCGCGTGCTGCTGCGCAAGTCGGGGACCGAGCCGGTCGTCCGCGTCATGGTCGAGGCCACCGAGCAAGAGCAGGCCGCGGCCGTGGCCGACCGCCTCGTCGCCGTCGTCCGGGAGCGCCTCTCGCTCTGA
- a CDS encoding pyridoxamine 5'-phosphate oxidase family protein, producing the protein MNADQLAAVLAKPIAQELLTGPHLARLAYTGLDGAPRVVPIGFLWNGTQVDMWTVPGSAKVRALAADPRVALTIDTAGMPPRVLLLRGTAELTTIEGIPEGYLAAAPKAVPADQLEQWEAGVRALYDSMVQVRVTPTWATLHDFETTLPKAVQDLLDAKAAEQA; encoded by the coding sequence GTGAACGCCGACCAGCTCGCCGCCGTCCTCGCCAAGCCGATCGCCCAGGAGCTGCTCACCGGCCCGCACCTCGCCCGACTCGCCTACACCGGGCTCGACGGCGCGCCCCGGGTCGTGCCGATCGGGTTCCTGTGGAACGGCACGCAGGTGGACATGTGGACCGTCCCGGGCTCGGCGAAGGTCAGGGCCCTCGCAGCGGACCCGCGGGTGGCGCTCACCATCGACACCGCCGGTATGCCGCCACGCGTGCTGCTCCTGCGCGGCACCGCCGAGCTCACCACGATCGAGGGGATCCCCGAGGGCTACCTCGCGGCCGCCCCCAAGGCGGTCCCGGCCGACCAGCTCGAGCAGTGGGAGGCCGGCGTGCGCGCGCTGTACGACTCGATGGTGCAGGTCCGGGTCACGCCGACGTGGGCGACCCTGCACGACTTCGAGACGACCCTGCCGAAGGCCGTCCAGGACCTGCTCGACGCCAAGGCCGCCGAGCAGGCCTGA
- a CDS encoding MarR family winged helix-turn-helix transcriptional regulator, with protein MSEQERDWVDQHVDRWRTTFRGFDPEVEGIMVRIGALNRHVKGANTAAFEELGVGQSEYDTLHTLLIQPEPNEATPAQLAEACHVTRAAMTSRLDRLVELEYVTRESDPLDRRRIIVRPTAAGRQIWKRALELALVSEKKTLEVLSEQEKVELNALLRKVVLGLQR; from the coding sequence GTGAGCGAGCAGGAGCGGGACTGGGTGGACCAGCACGTCGACCGGTGGCGGACCACGTTCCGCGGCTTCGACCCCGAGGTCGAGGGGATCATGGTGCGGATCGGCGCGCTCAACCGCCACGTCAAGGGGGCCAACACCGCGGCCTTCGAGGAGCTGGGCGTGGGCCAGTCGGAGTACGACACCCTGCACACGCTCCTCATCCAGCCCGAGCCGAACGAGGCCACGCCCGCGCAGCTCGCCGAGGCCTGCCACGTCACGCGCGCAGCCATGACCTCCCGGCTCGACCGGCTCGTCGAGCTCGAGTACGTGACCCGCGAGAGCGACCCGCTCGACCGGCGCCGGATCATCGTGAGGCCCACGGCCGCCGGGCGGCAGATCTGGAAGCGGGCCCTCGAGCTCGCGCTGGTCAGCGAGAAGAAGACGCTCGAGGTGCTGAGCGAGCAGGAGAAGGTCGAGCTCAACGCCCTGCTGCGCAAGGTCGTCCTGGGCCTGCAGCGCTGA
- a CDS encoding fumarate hydratase — protein MAQTDTDAAPVTAGTEPKDPTPGLEYVDLLPLGEDRTEYRLLTTEGVSTVEGPGGRTFLQVEPEALRLLTETAMHDIAHYLRPAHLAQLRRIVDDPDASNNDKFVALDLLKNANIAAGGILPMCQDTGTAIVMGKRGQHVLTEGTDERAISQGVLDAYTRLNLRYSQMAPITTWEEKNTGSNLPAQVELYADTAPGHETAYKFLFMAKGGGSANKSFLYQETKAILNPERMLAFLDEKLRSLGTAACPPYHLAIVIGGTSAEFALKTAKYASAKYLDDLPTSGSMAAHGFRDTELEEQVLELTRNFGIGAQFGGKYFCHDVRVVRLPRHGASLPVAIAVSCSADRQALGKITPEGVFIEVLEKDPARFLPETTEEHLEGEDDVVRIDLNRPMDEILAELTKYPVKTRLSLTGPLVVARDIAHAKIKERLDAGEGMPQYLKDHAVYYAGPAKTPEGYASGSFGPTTAGRMDSYVEQFQAAGGSMVMLAKGNRSTQVTDACASHGGFYLGSIGGPAARLAQDCIKSVEVLEYPELGMEAVWKIEVEDFPAFIVVDDKGNDFFATTTKPMAMSIPKRPGLL, from the coding sequence ATGGCCCAGACCGACACCGACGCAGCACCCGTGACCGCCGGGACCGAGCCGAAGGACCCCACGCCCGGCCTCGAGTACGTCGACCTGCTGCCGCTCGGCGAGGACCGCACCGAGTACCGCCTGCTCACGACCGAGGGCGTGAGCACCGTCGAGGGCCCGGGCGGCCGCACCTTCCTGCAGGTCGAGCCCGAGGCGCTGCGCCTGCTCACCGAGACGGCCATGCACGACATCGCGCACTACCTGCGCCCCGCCCACCTGGCCCAGCTGCGCCGGATCGTCGACGACCCCGACGCGAGCAACAACGACAAGTTCGTCGCACTCGACCTGCTCAAGAACGCCAACATCGCCGCCGGCGGGATCCTGCCGATGTGCCAGGACACCGGCACCGCCATCGTGATGGGCAAGCGCGGCCAGCACGTGCTCACCGAGGGCACCGACGAGCGCGCCATCAGCCAGGGCGTCCTCGACGCGTACACCCGGCTCAACCTGCGCTACTCCCAGATGGCGCCGATCACGACGTGGGAGGAGAAGAACACCGGCTCGAACCTCCCCGCGCAGGTCGAGCTCTACGCCGACACCGCACCGGGGCACGAGACGGCATACAAGTTCCTCTTCATGGCCAAGGGCGGCGGCTCGGCGAACAAGTCGTTCCTCTACCAGGAGACCAAGGCGATCCTGAACCCCGAGCGGATGCTCGCCTTCCTCGACGAGAAGCTGCGCTCGCTCGGCACCGCCGCCTGCCCGCCGTACCACCTGGCGATCGTCATCGGCGGCACGAGCGCCGAGTTCGCGCTCAAGACGGCCAAGTACGCCTCGGCGAAGTACCTCGACGACCTGCCGACCTCGGGGTCGATGGCCGCCCACGGGTTCCGTGACACCGAGCTCGAGGAGCAGGTGCTCGAGCTCACCCGCAACTTCGGCATCGGCGCCCAGTTCGGCGGGAAGTACTTCTGCCACGACGTCCGGGTCGTGCGCCTGCCCCGTCACGGCGCCTCGCTGCCCGTCGCGATCGCGGTCTCCTGCTCGGCCGACCGGCAGGCCCTCGGCAAGATCACGCCCGAGGGCGTCTTCATCGAGGTGCTCGAGAAGGACCCGGCGCGGTTCCTCCCGGAGACCACCGAGGAGCACCTCGAGGGCGAGGACGACGTCGTCCGCATCGACCTCAACCGGCCCATGGACGAGATCCTCGCCGAGCTGACCAAGTACCCCGTCAAGACGCGGCTGTCCCTGACCGGCCCGCTCGTCGTCGCCCGCGACATCGCGCACGCGAAGATCAAGGAGCGCCTCGACGCCGGCGAGGGCATGCCGCAGTACCTCAAGGACCACGCCGTCTACTACGCAGGCCCGGCCAAGACGCCGGAGGGGTATGCCAGTGGCTCCTTCGGGCCCACGACCGCCGGCCGGATGGACTCCTACGTCGAGCAGTTCCAGGCCGCCGGCGGCTCGATGGTGATGCTGGCCAAGGGCAACCGCAGCACGCAGGTCACCGACGCGTGCGCCTCCCACGGCGGGTTCTACCTCGGCTCGATCGGCGGACCCGCCGCGCGCCTGGCCCAGGACTGCATCAAGAGCGTCGAGGTGCTCGAGTACCCCGAGCTCGGCATGGAGGCCGTCTGGAAGATCGAGGTCGAGGACTTCCCCGCCTTCATCGTCGTCGACGACAAGGGCAACGACTTCTTCGCCACGACGACCAAGCCGATGGCCATGTCCATCCCCAAGCGTCCCGGGCTGCTCTGA
- a CDS encoding organic hydroperoxide resistance protein, giving the protein MPYEALTSTLYTTAATAKGGRGGRVRSEDGVLDLELGKPGSKANPKANPETLFAAGYAACFGNAILSIGQAQGLDLSESTVTAQVSLGSTETGVGLAVAITAHLPGLEPEAAQKIVEAAHERCPYSKATRGNIDVTVSVD; this is encoded by the coding sequence ATGCCCTACGAAGCCCTGACCTCGACCCTCTACACCACCGCGGCGACCGCCAAGGGCGGACGTGGCGGCCGCGTGCGCAGCGAGGACGGGGTGCTCGACCTCGAGCTCGGCAAGCCCGGGTCCAAGGCGAACCCGAAGGCGAACCCCGAGACGCTGTTCGCCGCGGGCTACGCCGCGTGCTTCGGCAACGCGATCCTGTCGATCGGGCAGGCGCAGGGCCTGGACCTCTCGGAGTCCACGGTGACCGCGCAGGTCAGCCTGGGCAGCACCGAGACCGGCGTCGGGCTGGCCGTGGCGATCACCGCGCACCTGCCGGGCCTGGAGCCCGAGGCGGCGCAGAAGATCGTCGAGGCGGCACACGAGCGGTGCCCCTACTCCAAGGCGACGCGGGGCAACATCGACGTCACCGTCAGTGTCGACTGA
- a CDS encoding MFS transporter — translation MTTTLSPTGARRVFLVLTTTRWLPVGFVVGLFALIARERGLSVEQITLYMTAQGIMVFLLELPTSGFADVLGRKPVLLVAGVVNVLAGFAYLFAHSFWQFAVAAGLMGVYRALDSGPLEAWYVDTVHDREPGADVHRAMSAQGVLVGVGLGGGALVSGGLVAWHPVHGSSALLLPIQVFVTLCVVHLVATAVLLRETPRSDARLRARLGSSVRETPMVVRDGLGMLGRNRALLGLVLVEAFWVTGMTAYETFMPLRLSELLGSEARAGAWMGPAAAGGWALFSVGSWLGGRAADRLGLVPAAALGRVLNGLGALCMGLVFGPAALVAAYLVTYTLHGAASPAYAGLLHREASSRNRATILSMSSLAMQAGGAVAGPLLGLLAARTSIATAMVVAGAVSTLGVVCFLPAWRVRRRGVDVEDAPAVPSQA, via the coding sequence ATGACCACCACGCTGTCCCCCACCGGCGCGCGGCGGGTCTTCCTCGTCCTGACGACCACGCGCTGGCTGCCCGTGGGCTTCGTGGTCGGGCTGTTCGCGCTCATCGCCCGCGAGCGTGGCCTGTCGGTCGAGCAGATCACGCTCTACATGACCGCCCAGGGGATCATGGTCTTCCTGCTCGAGCTGCCGACGAGCGGCTTCGCCGATGTGCTCGGCCGCAAGCCGGTCCTGCTGGTCGCGGGAGTGGTCAACGTCCTGGCCGGCTTCGCCTACCTGTTCGCCCACTCGTTCTGGCAGTTCGCCGTGGCCGCCGGACTCATGGGCGTCTACCGCGCGCTGGACTCGGGCCCGCTCGAGGCCTGGTACGTCGACACCGTCCACGACCGGGAGCCCGGCGCCGACGTCCACCGCGCCATGTCGGCCCAGGGAGTCCTCGTCGGGGTCGGGCTCGGCGGTGGGGCCCTGGTGTCCGGCGGCCTGGTCGCCTGGCACCCCGTCCACGGGTCCAGCGCCCTGCTGCTGCCGATCCAGGTGTTCGTGACGCTGTGCGTGGTCCACCTGGTCGCGACGGCCGTCCTCCTGCGCGAGACCCCGCGCAGCGACGCCCGGCTGCGCGCCCGGCTGGGTTCCTCGGTGCGCGAGACGCCCATGGTGGTGCGTGACGGGCTGGGAATGCTGGGGCGCAACCGCGCGCTGCTGGGCCTGGTCCTCGTGGAGGCCTTCTGGGTGACGGGCATGACCGCCTACGAGACCTTCATGCCGCTGCGCCTCTCCGAGCTGCTCGGGTCCGAGGCGCGCGCCGGCGCGTGGATGGGTCCGGCGGCGGCCGGCGGCTGGGCGCTGTTCTCGGTCGGGTCGTGGCTCGGCGGGCGTGCCGCAGACCGGCTGGGCCTGGTGCCGGCCGCGGCCCTGGGGCGCGTCCTCAACGGGCTCGGCGCCCTGTGCATGGGACTGGTGTTCGGGCCCGCCGCCCTGGTCGCGGCCTACCTCGTAACCTACACGCTGCACGGCGCCGCGAGCCCGGCATACGCGGGGCTGCTGCACCGCGAGGCCAGCTCACGCAACCGCGCGACCATCCTGTCGATGAGCTCGCTCGCCATGCAGGCCGGCGGCGCCGTCGCCGGGCCGCTGCTGGGCCTGCTCGCCGCACGCACGTCGATCGCGACGGCCATGGTCGTCGCGGGGGCGGTCAGCACCTTGGGGGTCGTGTGCTTCCTGCCCGCCTGGCGCGTGCGCCGCCGCGGCGTCGATGTCGAGGACGCCCCGGCCGTTCCGTCCCAGGCCTGA
- a CDS encoding winged helix-turn-helix domain-containing protein, with translation MASPTPREHLGDMTGLRLDAAAVKVLAHPLRSRLLGALRVGGPATATDLATRLGTNSGATSYHLRKLESVGLVEDSGEGEGKRRLWRAATDFHTWDPSDFEGDEDSETALNWLVRDYARHFSEQFERWLDVEADWPMPWRDAAGMSDSFIIATPEQVEQLKAELDELLIRYRRVGQGNPNARRLAVYSALYPLDLDRAPRSREQRS, from the coding sequence ATGGCCTCTCCCACCCCTCGTGAGCACCTCGGCGACATGACCGGCCTGCGCCTGGACGCCGCGGCCGTGAAGGTCCTCGCCCACCCCCTGCGCTCCCGGCTGCTGGGCGCCCTGCGCGTTGGCGGCCCGGCCACCGCGACCGACCTGGCCACCCGGCTCGGCACCAACTCGGGCGCGACGTCCTACCACCTGCGCAAGCTGGAGTCCGTCGGCCTCGTCGAGGACAGCGGCGAGGGCGAGGGCAAGCGCCGGCTCTGGCGCGCGGCCACCGACTTCCACACGTGGGACCCCAGCGACTTCGAGGGCGACGAGGACTCCGAGACGGCGCTCAACTGGCTGGTCCGCGACTACGCCCGGCACTTCTCCGAGCAGTTCGAGCGGTGGCTGGACGTCGAGGCCGACTGGCCGATGCCCTGGCGCGACGCGGCCGGCATGAGCGACTCGTTCATCATCGCCACGCCCGAGCAGGTCGAGCAGCTCAAGGCCGAGCTCGACGAGCTGCTCATCCGCTACCGCCGCGTCGGCCAGGGCAACCCGAACGCCCGCAGGCTCGCCGTCTACAGCGCCCTCTACCCCCTCGACCTCGACCGCGCACCGCGCTCCCGGGAGCAACGGTCATGA
- the rpsI gene encoding 30S ribosomal protein S9, whose product MTENINDQVLESDEPELTEYTSESEGPVAGESTRRPSASAPGGATGRRKQAIARVRIVPGTGEWKINGRSLEDYFPNKVHQQIVNEPLKVLELDGAYDVLVRVHGGGPSGQAGAVRLGVARSLNGVDEELNRPALKKAGFLTRDARVPERKKAGLKKARKAPQYSKR is encoded by the coding sequence GTGACCGAGAACATCAACGACCAGGTCCTCGAGAGCGACGAGCCCGAGCTGACCGAGTACACCTCCGAGTCCGAGGGCCCCGTCGCCGGCGAGTCCACCCGTCGTCCGTCCGCCTCCGCCCCTGGCGGTGCCACCGGCCGTCGCAAGCAGGCCATCGCCCGCGTGCGCATCGTCCCCGGCACCGGTGAGTGGAAGATCAACGGCCGCTCGCTCGAGGACTACTTCCCGAACAAGGTCCACCAGCAGATCGTGAACGAGCCGCTCAAGGTGCTCGAGCTCGACGGCGCCTACGACGTGCTCGTGCGCGTGCACGGCGGTGGCCCCTCGGGCCAGGCCGGTGCCGTCCGCCTCGGTGTCGCCCGCTCGCTCAACGGCGTCGACGAGGAGCTCAACCGCCCGGCGCTGAAGAAGGCCGGCTTCCTCACCCGCGACGCCCGCGTCCCGGAGCGCAAGAAGGCCGGTCTCAAGAAGGCCCGCAAGGCCCCGCAGTACAGCAAGCGCTGA
- the rplM gene encoding 50S ribosomal protein L13: MRTFTPKPAEVTRNWHVIDATDVVLGRLASQTATLLRGKHKPTFAPHVDGGDFVIIINADKVALTGAKAEQKRAYRHSGFPGGLKSTSYTELLAKSPEKAIEKAVRGMLPKTTLGRQQLTKLKVYAGAEHPHAAQKPVPFEISQVSQ; encoded by the coding sequence TTGCGCACCTTCACCCCGAAGCCGGCCGAGGTCACTCGGAACTGGCACGTCATCGACGCCACGGACGTCGTGCTGGGCCGCCTCGCGTCCCAGACCGCGACGCTGCTGCGCGGCAAGCACAAGCCCACCTTCGCCCCGCACGTCGACGGTGGTGACTTCGTCATCATCATCAACGCCGACAAGGTCGCCCTCACCGGCGCCAAGGCGGAGCAGAAGCGGGCCTACCGGCACTCCGGCTTCCCGGGCGGCCTCAAGAGCACCTCGTACACCGAGCTGCTCGCCAAGAGCCCCGAGAAGGCGATCGAGAAGGCCGTCCGCGGCATGCTCCCCAAGACCACCCTGGGCCGCCAGCAGCTGACCAAGCTCAAGGTCTACGCCGGCGCCGAACACCCGCACGCCGCCCAGAAGCCCGTCCCGTTCGAGATCTCCCAGGTCTCCCAGTAA